The following are encoded together in the Humulus lupulus chromosome 5, drHumLupu1.1, whole genome shotgun sequence genome:
- the LOC133778488 gene encoding small ribosomal subunit protein eS10z-like: protein MIISEKNRREISKYLFQEGVCYAKKDYNLAKHPEIDVPNLQVIKLMQSFKSKEYVRETFAWMHYYWYLTNDGIEFLRNYLNLPSEIVPATLKKQAKPAGRPLGGPGGDRPRGPPRFDGERRFGGDRDGYRGGPRGPPGEFGDKAGAPADYRPSFGGPGGRPGFGRGAGGFGAGPASSDLS, encoded by the exons ATG ATTATCTCAGAGAAGAACCGTCGTGAGATATCAAAGTATCTCTTCCAAG AGGGAGTGTGCTACGCCAAGAAGGATTACAATCTGGCCAAGCACCCAGAAATTGATGTGCCAAACCTTCAGGTGATCAAGCTCATGCAGAGCTTTAAATCTAAGGAGTATGTGCGGGAAACTTTTGCTTGGATGCACTACTACTGGTACCTCACAAACGATGGTATCGAGTTCCTCAGGAACTATCTCAATCTCCCTTCTGAGATTGTCCCTGCTACCTTGAAGAAGCAGGCCAAGCCCGCTGGGAGGCCTTTGGGAGGCCCTGGTGGTGACCGCCCACG TGGCCCACCGCGCTTTGATGGAGAACGTAGATTTGGTGGTGACCGAGATGGGTACCGTGGAGGTCCTCGTGGTCCTCCTGGTGAGTTTGGTGACAAAGCTGGAGCTCCCGCTGATTACAGGCCTTCTTTTGGG GGTCCTGGCGGAAGACCTGGTTTTGGTCGTGGTGCTGGTGGTTTTGGTGCAGGGCCAGCTAGCTCTGATCTTTCTTAA